A genomic segment from Torulaspora delbrueckii CBS 1146 chromosome 3, complete genome encodes:
- the ACO2 gene encoding aconitate hydratase ACO2 (similar to Saccharomyces cerevisiae ACO2 (YJL200C); ancestral locus Anc_1.135), which yields MLSAASRVNIKRRLATHAQFPSITKEVASRTPPYAKLLDNLSKVKKITNNSPLTLAEKILYSHLCDPEESIISSKLEDIRGLQYLKLNPDRVAMQDASAQMTLLQFMTTGLAQTAVPASIHCDHLIVGKEGESKDLKSSITTNKEVFDFLQSCGKKYGIQFWGPGSGIIHQIVLENFSAPGLMMLGTDSHTPNAGGLGAIAIGVGGADAVDALTGTPWELKAPKILGVKLTGQLSGWSSPKDVITKLAGILTVRGGTGYIVEYFGEGVSTLSCTGMATICNMGAEIGATTSTFPYQEAHKLYLQATGRGSVAEHADVAQNQYGFLKPDEGAQYDKVIEINLSELEPHVNGPFTPDLSTPISEFGQRSLQEDWPQKISAGLIGSCTNSSYQDMTRAADLVTQASKAGLKPRIPFFVTPGSEQIRATLERDGLVKTFTENGGIVLANACGPCIGQWDREDISKSSSQTNSIFTSFNRNFRARNDGNRNTMNFLTSPEMVTAMIYSGDAQFNPITDSIKLENGKEFKFNPPKGQDLPSRGFEHGRNKFYPEQDLTPQKDVQVEVSPESDRLQLLEPFKPWNGQELKTNVLMKVEGKCTTDHISAAGAWLKYKGHLENISYNTLIGAQNKETGEVNKAYDLDGTAFTIPELMFKWKQDQRPWTVVAEHNYGEGSAREHAALSPRFLGGQILLVKSFARIHETNLKKQGMLPLTFANEADYDKIASGDVLETVGLIDLVAKGGNNGGELDIKITKPSGDSFVIKANHTMSKDQIEFFKAGSAINYIGNLRRAQQ from the coding sequence ATGCTCTCAGCGGCTTCGAGAGTTAATATCAAGAGAAGACTGGCTACCCATGCCCAGTTCCCTTCTATCACTAAGGAAGTGGCTTCTCGTACTCCCCCATATGCTAAACTTTTGGATAATTTGTccaaagtgaagaaaatcaCCAATAATTCACCTCTAACTTTGGCTGAGAAAATTCTATACTCACATTTATGTGATCCAGAAGAATCAATTATATCCTCtaaattggaagatattCGTGGTTTACAATATTTGAAGTTGAATCCAGATCGTGTGGCCATGCAAGATGCTTCTGCTCAAATGactcttttgcaattcatGACTACCGGTTTGGCACAAACTGCAGTTCCTGCATCAATCCACTGTGATCATTTGATCGTTGGTAAGGAAGGTGAATcgaaggatttgaaatcatccatTACTACAAACAAAGAAGTCTTTGACTTTTTACAAAGTTGTGGTAAGAAATATGGTATCCAATTCTGGGGTCCTGGTTCCGGTAttattcatcaaattgTCCTGGAAAACTTCTCTGCTCCAGGTTTAATGATGTTGGGTACTGACTCGCATACTCCTAATGCAGGTGGTTTGGGAGCCATAGCTATTGGTGTCGGTGGTGCTGACGCAGTTGATGCTTTAACTGGTACTCCATGGGAATTGAAGGCGCCAAAAATTTTGGGTGTTAAATTGACCGGTCAGCTAAGCGGCTGGAGTTCTCCAAAGGATGTCATTACCAAATTGGCAGGTATCTTAACTGTCAGAGGTGGTACTGGTTACATCGTCGAATATTTCGGAGAAGGTGTCTCCACCTTATCTTGTACTGGTATGGCAACTATTTGTAATATGGGTGCCGAAATTGGTGCTACTACTTCTACTTTCCCATACCAAGAGGCTCACAAACTATATCTACAAGCTACTGGCAGAGGTTCTGTGGCAGAACATGCTGATGTGGCTCAAAACCAATACGGTTTCTTGAAGCCAGACGAAGGTGCTCAATACGATAAGGTCATTGAAATAAATCTATCAGAACTAGAGCCACACGTTAATGGTCCATTCACTCCTGATCTGTCCACACCTATTTCTGAATTCGGACAAAGAAGTCTACAAGAGGACTGGCCACAGAAGATTTCTGCAGGTTTGATCGGTTCCTGTACCAACTCGTCTTATCAGGATATGACCCGTGCAGCAGACTTGGTTACCCAAGCCTCTAAGGCCGGTTTGAAACCACGTATTCCTTTCTTCGTGACTCCAGGTTCTGAGCAAATTCGTGCTACTTTGGAAAGAGATGGTTTGGTCAAAACCTTTACTGAAAATGGTGGTATTGTTTTGGCGAATGCATGTGGACCATGTATTGGTCAGTGGGATAGGGAAGACATCTCAAAGTCTTCTAGTCAAACAAACTCTATCTTCACGTCTTTTAATAGAAACTTCAGAGCTAGAAACGATGGTAACAGAAACACTATGAATTTCTTAACGTCTCCAGAGATGGTCACTGCCATGATTTACTCCGGTGATGCTCAATTCAATCCTATCACGGACTCTATCAAGCTTGAGAACGGTAAAGAGTTCAAATTTAATCCACCAAAAGGTCAGGATCTACCATCTAGAGGTTTTGAACATGGAAGAAATAAATTTTATCCCGAACAGGATTTAACACCACAAAAAGATGTTCAAGTCGAGGTGAGTCCAGAGTCCGATCGTCTACAATTGCTGGAGCCTTTTAAACCGTGGAATGGCCAAGAGTTGAAGACTAAtgttttgatgaaggttGAAGGCAAATGTACCACTGATCATATTTCTGCCGCTGGTGCTTGGTTGAAATACAAGGGTCATTTAGAAAACATTTCTTACAATACCTTGATTGGTGCTCAAAACAAAGAAACTGGAGAAGTAAACAAAGCTTACGATTTAGATGGAACTGCGTTCACTATTCCAGAGTTAATGTTTAAATGGaaacaagatcaaagacCATGGACTGTGGTCGCCGAGCACAACTACGGTGAAGGTTCGGCCAGAGAGCACGCTGCTCTATCTCCAAGATTCTTGGGtggtcaaattcttttggTCAAGTCTTTTGCAAGAATTCATGAGACCAACCTGAAGAAACAGGGTATGTTGCCATTGACATTCGCCAATGAAGCAGACTATGATAAAATTGCATCTGGCGATGTTTTGGAAACTGTGGGTTTGATCGATTTGGTTGCCAAGGGTGGTAATAATGGCGGAGAGCTTGATATCAAGATTACAAAGCCATCCGGTGATTCTTTCGTGATCAAGGCTAACCATACAATGTCAAAAGACCAaatcgaatttttcaaagcaggTTCTGCGATTAATTACATTGGTAACTTGCGTAGAGCTCAACAGTGA
- the BUD5 gene encoding Ras family guanine nucleotide exchange factor BUD5 (similar to Saccharomyces cerevisiae BUD5 (YCR038C); ancestral locus Anc_1.134), giving the protein MDPRVSVTTPLFIQHDEDFVSPTKPLAIVSDNHDEGSHPTVYLSSEMGSKQNKEYSFKSLSSMSNSSFQTAPSMRIQDKDWTEEDEADTTFRKPSFEPFAQDNSSFDATPVIGPNVVTKEELETPKGPEIDSFNVTKDTYEEEFDESLDREPQAGLGLGSRRSAISIGSYIETANATKIVSSRSSPVKAIRTSMIINGQLDYSSTNEQAKKGLGERDLYNVAYNNKSFGTDINERPSQLSRKPTLKKNSEVSLDDDNFAYLFIIAIHSFNAESLQNPDDVSICLSFEKGDVAFVHTVDESGWGEVTLIRNRKRGWVPFNYFSDTVRLTNPSNPSRNDQDLIESRSPLQILLSACAQFFLHPQETPVPHKEGLTFNVAYINGIRDGVKAILEKTDCVSRSNDFVQQKSSIRKARKILLANWYDLMIKADYHKHTTSPKHIDNLMNLVYEVLNQAFEFFNTWSKEKTSQLEKADKDKAAYVSSTDNQNSLLQASGDDSQACLQTPPSAMSRLHEVYDLLFMYVGLILGRLDMIEHNPCGVEALEYIVHEIIILLRELLYISKSCSAIIQEKFQHAYENTLHKNLDPLFLLVSELVSCVKVLVTQTLQEDIKVEKMKLSIKGGSYHFTDQGERLLEVVSSMTTLIWNSINGCSSYLRLIGDFQLSDDRKYIDFQKIKMTPEKFFQKCSLGLTRNIDREELEKTITEAKKQHDLDPYIHKRTARFSCVRIDNNDELTLTYEGTQFLQDYLPDQKPFGRDSTFEPFKPDDKQDGIQRKDIDEINVKEKMNEEVILAQDGTIAAASFRALVYKLTDEFEKPDDSFYATCLLNFRSFGTALDLIDYLISRFDLSDKSLYDHSTSNGQYSSRSSRVKNRRKLVVKVFQTWMESFWDFSSDYKVLPTMINFFNEGMSLYLPIEAKTLIEIAARLSASKPTSKAYKRRPKIFSQLKPFMTQQSRCNSIYSDMSSSSVSSRLSVFSLDEKIIEEYELSHVPSRGTSSLTLPLPVLNLGTSSLLSKRNYHDIERLVSQFRVLTGRSMEKKVSKTFVPKTETSQLITEWNELVCCNAASPPNMIHNDLNLADLNPLELAKQLTLIESQLFMKIEPTELLDGKFLGKKLQLGLSPNVAAILNFTNELSNYVMESILYPSLSQKTRTARVKAWLKIALSSSYFRNYNSVASIMTALQNHAISRLGTVWDGLRKKDMELFEYLSRIIHPNNNFKVYRKKLKRYVEDGSATFSQQGQSPVPVVPFFNLFLQDLTFIYEGNSTYRNPDSFRPHKLVNIGKFQKVTKTLNIISYFQVDYQNQNEHVSNINSFFDTATDYLGSDTKNVKPIYPLQEFILYELWRVDTLHSKNSDRAYQQSLLLSPRK; this is encoded by the coding sequence ATGGACCCCAGGGTGAGTGTGACGACTCCACTATTCATCCAACACGATGAGGACTTTGTTTCACCGACGAAGCCATTAGCAATTGTCTCAGATAATCATGATGAAGGCTCGCATCCGACCGTTTACCTAAGCTCCGAAATGGGAAGCAAGCAGAATAAGGAGtattccttcaaatctttgagtAGTATGAGCAACAGTTCATTCCAGACGGCTCCTTCTATGAGGATTCAAGATAAAGATTGgacagaggaagatgaggcaGATACCACCTTTCGGAAACCATCGTTTGAGCCTTTTGCACAAGACAATAGCAGTTTCGACGCAACACCTGTTATCGGTCCGAACGTTGTCACTAAAGAAGAATTAGAGACTCCGAAAGGTCCTGAGATTGACAGTTTCAATGTGACCAAGGATACatatgaagaagaatttgatgaatCGTTAGATAGAGAGCCACAAGCTGGTCTAGGTCTTGGATCAAGACGCAGCGCAATTAGTATAGGGTCATACATTGAAACAGCCAATGCCACCAAAATAGTATCTTCAAGGTCTTCCCCTGTGAAGGCAATTCGAACTTCGATGATTATAAATGGTCAGCTTGATTATAGTTCCACAAATGAACAAGCCAAGAAAGGGCTCGGTGAAAGAGATCTATACAATGTTGCATACAATAACAAATCATTCGGTACTGATATTAACGAAAGACCAAGCCAGCTCTCGAGGAAACCTACGCTAAAGAAGAACTCCGAGGTTAGTCTGGATGACGATAATTTTGCCTATCTGTTCATTATCGCCATACACTCCTTTAATGCCGAATCTTTACAGAATCCGGACGACGTTTCCATATGCTTGTCCTTTGAAAAGGGAGATGTGGCATTTGTTCATACAGTCGATGAGTCTGGATGGGGTGAGGTGACTTTAATACGGAACAGAAAGCGCGGATGGGTGCCCTTCAACTATTTTTCAGACACAGTAAGATTAACAAATCCTTCAAACCCCTCTAGAAATGATCAGGACCTTATAGAATCGAGATCTCCTTTGCAGATCCTGTTATCTGCATGTGCACAGTTTTTCTTGCATCCTCAAGAAACACCAGTGCCACACAAAGAAGGGTTAACTTTTAACGTTGCTTACATCAACGGAATACGAGACGGCGTGAAAGCtattttggaaaagacGGACTGTGTATCTAGGTCGAATGactttgttcaacaaaagTCCAGTATTCGGAAGGCCAGAAAAATTTTGCTTGCTAATTGGTATGATTTAATGATTAAAGCAGACTACCACAAGCATACAACGAGTCCAAAACATATTGATAATTTAATGAACCTTGTTTATGAGGTTTTAAACCAAGCTTTCGAGTTTTTCAACACCTGGtccaaagaaaaaacaTCCCAACTAGAGAAAGCTGATAAGGATAAAGCCGCTTACGTATCAAGTACGGACAATCAGAATTCGCTCCTTCAGGCTTCGGGCGATGATTCACAGGCATGCTTACAAACCCCGCCAAGCGCGATGTCAAGGTTGCATGAAGTGTATGATCTTTTATTCATGTATGTTGGTCTCATTCTAGGTCGACTTGACATGATTGAACATAATCCCTGCGGTGTCGAAGCATTAGAGTACATTGTACATGAAATAATCATTTTACTGCGGGAGTTACTCTACATCAGCAAATCTTGTTCTGCCATCATCCAggaaaaatttcagcaCGCATACGAAAACACATTGCACAAGAATCTTGACCCGCTGTTCTTACTGGTGTCTGAACTCGTTTCATGTGTTAAAGTGCTTGTCACACAAACTCTACAAGAGGATATAAAAGTCGAGAAAATGAAGCTGTCGATCAAAGGAGGCTCGTACCACTTTACGGACCAAGGAGAGAGGCTTTTGGAAGTTGTTTCCAGTATGACTACGTTGATTTGGAACTCAATCAACGGTTGCAGCAGTTACCTCCGGCTAATAGGCGATTTTCAGCTTTCAGATGATAGAAAATACATCgattttcaaaaaattaagATGACTCCTGAgaagttctttcaaaagtgcTCTTTAGGATTAACAAGGAACATTGACAGAGAAGAATTAGAAAAGACTATAAcagaagccaagaaacaGCACGATTTGGATCCTTATATACATAAGCGGACTGCCAGATTCTCTTGCGTTAGAATTGATAACAATGATGAGCTTACTCTCACATACGAGGGAACTCAATTCTTACAAGATTATCTTCCAGATCAGAAACCGTTTGGTAGAGATTCCACGTTCGAACCTTTCAAGCCTGATGATAAACAAGATGGGATTCAGCGCAAagatatcgatgagattaatgtcaaagagaaaatgaaTGAAGAGGTGATATTGGCTCAAGACGGAACCATTGCTGCTGCATCCTTCAGGGCACTGGTTTACAAACTGACTGACGAATTTGAGAAACCAGATGATTCTTTTTACGCCACCTGTCTCCTCAACTTCAGATCTTTCGGAACCGCCTTGGATTTGATTGACTATCTCATCTCAAGATTTGATTTATCTGACAAATCTTTGTATGACCATTCAACTAGTAATGGGCAATACTCCTCGAGGTCGTCGCGAGTCAAAAATAGAAGGAAGCTTGTTGTGAAGGTCTTTCAAACTTGGATGGAGAGCTTTTGGGATTTTTCATCAGACTACAAGGTTCTGCCTACTATGAtaaattttttcaatgaaggAATGTCTTTATACTTGCCAATTGAAGCAAAAACATTAATCGAAATAGCAGCGCGACTCTCAGCTTCTAAACCAACCTCGAAAGCTTATAAAAGAAGACCAAAAATTTTCTCTCAGTTAAAACCATTCATGACCCAACAATCAAGGTGCAACTCAATCTACTCAGATATGTCCTCTAGCAGTGTCAGCAGCCGCCTTTCGGTTTTCTCCTTGGATGAGAAAATCATCGAAGAATATGAATTGAGCCATGTGCCAAGTCGCGGTACAAGCTCCCTGACCCTACCTCTACCGGTCTTGAACCTGGGGACCTCGTCATTGCTGAGCAAGCGGAACTATCACGATATCGAAAGGCTTGTCAGCCAGTTTAGAGTATTAACGGGCAGGTCcatggagaagaaagtctCCAAAACCTTTGTACCAAAGACAGAAACATCGCAATTAATAACCGAATGGAATGAGCTTGTTTGTTGCAATGCTGCAAGCCCTCCAAACATGATTCATAATGATTTGAATTTGGCAGATTTAAATCCACTTGAGCTCGCTAAGCAACTGACTCTGATAGAATCGCAGTTGTTCATGAAAATTGAGCCTACTGAGTTGCTCGATGGAAAATTTCTAGGTAAAAAGTTACAGCTCGGACTTTCCCCTAACGTAGCGGCAATCCTGAACTTCACCAATGAACTTTCGAACTACGTGATGGAAAGCATACTATACCCTAGTCTCTCCCAAAAAACTCGTACTGCGAGAGTCAAGGCGTGGCTCAAGATAGCTTTATCAAGCTCATATTTCAGGAATTATAATTCAGTCGCCTCCATCATGACCGCACTTCAAAACCACGCTATCTCAAGGCTTGGAACTGTTTGGGATGGGCTACGTAAAAAAGACATGGAGCTTTTTGAGTATCTATCCCGCATCATTCATCCCAATAACAACTTTAAGGTCTACAGAAAAAAGCTAAAAAGATACGTGGAGGATGGCTCTGCCACTTTTTCGCAGCAAGGCCAATCTCCGGTTCCCGTCGttccattcttcaatttatttTTGCAGGATCTAACGTTCATCTACGAAGGTAACAGCACTTATAGAAATCCAGATTCCTTCAGACCTCACAAACTGGTAAATATTGggaaatttcaaaaagtcaCCAAAACTCTGAACATAATCAGCTATTTCCAAGTGGACTACCAGAATCAAAACGAACATGTTTCAAAcatcaattccttcttcGACACGGCAACCGACTACCTAGGTTCTGACACTAAGAACGTCAAGCCAATTTATCCCTTGCAGGAATTTATACTATATGAGTTATGGAGGGTTGACACATTGCATTCAAAGAACAGTGATCGAGCATATCAACAGAGTTTACTTCTATCGCCTAGAAAGTAA
- the TDEL0C05680 gene encoding uncharacterized protein (similar to Saccharomyces cerevisiae YJL206C; ancestral locus Anc_1.128), translated as MLLRKILERGFSGVHAFLCGAPEKQCSLDQRSRSRCSRDDQFLLREKTTKSHFTLDEQTEVSKADISFQFKPVEIYSICCLCRTLFVDKGFYGWLTMSPEKSGHAKMMVLSMNASTKRLTTSKGRVSRACEFCRSKKKKCDGQQPCDLCKLVGKVPCVYLNRKNSRQVRPNVKKPVVTREALLPLPEKETAIKLIHKTWDNVCVLFRFLYRPAVIEILSSLYEVNDPANYTEKQIKAQPLIYSVIAVGALFAKEDLEQSDVAARDFYQEESYKYFLTAKSLVDIANVNEIYAMQTMFMLTMFLQCSANLKTCYSYIGIALRAAISEGLHRKNSLIGPTPIEDETKKRLFWSVYKVDLYMNCILGLPRTLSESAINQELPRDVDDEKITTKGILAQDWGKISSCGMNNQHTKLMLVMARIHESLYPVLKWDQATYVNIINLQDKLNEWFIELPMQLKPDYQFFNEEERNYYLKPNKLLYLDYLLAKIILYKPFIHYLAINSPLFDFQISMANYCIQVAHEVISLSNEMLNENLLSGSYWFSIHTIFFSVTCLMFYQHLINLGLMSKDSMDVERDCDLGIEILLKLKNSSAVGERSFNALNSIFKEFNKKTMELYQQVKDNLAQIVKSEMSHEDTSENSSSDVTSLSTDQDEYLDQLLQDFDIPVSNILPDFQMTSFFPPVNTTQVAEKTDGS; from the coding sequence ATGCTTCTTCGGaaaatccttgaaagaGGTTTTTCCGGCGTGCATGCTTTTCTATGCGGAGCTCCGGAGAAACAATGTTCCTTGGATCAACGGTCTCGCAGCCGCTGTTCACGTGACGATCAGTTTCTGCTTCGAGAAAAAACTACCAAGAGCCACTTTACTCTAGATGAACAAACGGAAGTAAGTAAAGCTGATATATCATTCCAATTTAAGCCAGTGGAAATTTATTCTATTTGCTGCTTGTGTCGGACgctctttgttgataaaGGTTTTTACGGTTGGCTTACTATGTCACCAGAAAAATCAGGCCATGCCAAGATGATGGTTCTATCGATGAATGCTTCTACGAAGCGATTGACGACAAGTAAAGGGCGAGTTTCAAGAGCATGTGAATTTTGcagatcaaagaagaaaaaatgcGATGGACAGCAACCGTGTGATCTGTGTAAACTTGTGGGGAAAGTGCCATGTGTCTATCTGAATAGGAAAAATAGTCGCCAGGTTCGTCCTAATGTCAAGAAACCCGTTGTAACAAGAGAAGCACTTTTGCCTTTGCCCGAGAAGGAAACTGCTATAAAATTGATCCATAAGACGTGGGACAATGTGTGTGTTTTGTTTCGATTCCTTTATAGACCGGCGGTGATTGAGATCTTGAGTTCGCTATACGAAGTGAATGATCCTGCTAATTACACTGAAAAGCAAATAAAGGCGCAGCCGCTAATTTACTCGGTTATAGCTGTTGGTGCACTTTTCGCCAAGGAAGATTTAGAGCAAAGTGATGTAGCTGCTCGAGATTTCTATCAGGAGGAAAGTTACAAGTATTTCCTGACGGCCAAATCACTGGTTGATATTGCCAATGTGAACGAAATTTATGCTATGCAGACTATGTTCATGTTGACcatgtttcttcaatgttctgcaaatttgaaaacttGTTATTCTTACATCGGAATCGCTTTGCGAGCTGCGATCAGTGAAGGTTTGCATAGAAAGAATTCACTCATAGGTCCAACTCCGATCGAGGACgagacaaagaagagactTTTCTGGAGTGTCTATAAAGTGGACTTGTATATGAACTGTATTTTGGGTTTACCAAGAACACTTTCGGAATCAGCGATAAATCAAGAACTACCGCGAGATGTAgacgatgaaaagattacTACCAAGGGCATCTTGGCCCAGGATTGGGGAAAGATTAGTAGTTGTGGTATGAATAACCAGCACACGAAGCTGATGTTGGTAATGGCAAGGATTCATGAAAGCTTGTATCCTGTGTTGAAATGGGACCAAGCTACTTATGTCAATATCATTAATCTACAGGATAAATTGAACGAATGGTTTATTGAACTGCCCATGCAATTGAAACCCGAttatcaatttttcaacgaagaggaaagaaATTATTATTTAAAACCAAACAAGCTGCTTTATTTGGATTATTTGCTGGCCAAAATTATCCTTTACAAACCTTTTATCCATTATTTGGCCATCAACTCACCACTCTTCgatttccaaatttctaTGGCGAATTACTGTATCCAAGTGGCACATGAAGTGATTTCCCTTTCTAATGAAATGTTGAATGAAAATTTACTGAGTGGTAGTTATTGGTTTTCTATTCACACGATTTTTTTTAGTGTGACATGCTTGATGTTTTATCAACATCTAATAAATCTTGGTTTGATGTCCAAGGATTCAATGGACGTCGAGAGGGACTGTGATTTGGGGattgaaattcttttgaagttgaaaaactcttcagctGTCGGTGaaagatctttcaatgctttGAATTCTATTTTTAAGGAGTTCAACAAAAAAACGATGGAACTTTACCAGCAGGTAAAGGATAATTTGGCGCAAATTGTCAAATCGGAAATGTCGCATGAAGATACATCAGAAAATTCTTCGAGTGACGTGACCAGTCTTTCTACAGATCAAGACGAATACCTTGACCAGTTGCTACAGGATTTTGACATTCCAGTCAGCAATATTCTTCCTGATTTCCAGATGACTTCGTTTTTCCCACCTGTCAATACAACCCAAGTAGCTGAAAAGACCGATGGTTCATGA
- the NCE101 gene encoding Nce101p (similar to Saccharomyces cerevisiae NCE101 (YJL205C); ancestral locus Anc_1.129): protein MSNQAPYLLGRFIDPLFAIAVGTLSYFSYENKVGRPEGHRLSELIKKKYNRKYSSPTTASP from the coding sequence ATGTCCAATCAAGCACCTTACCTATTGGGTCGCTTTATCGATCCCCTCTTTGCGATAGCTGTGGGAACTTTAAGTTACTTCTCTTATGAAAACAAGGTCGGAAGACCAGAGGGTCATCGTCTAAGTGAACtaatcaagaagaagtaCAACAGAAAATATTCAAGCCCAACAACTGCAAGCCCATAA
- the RNH203 gene encoding Rnh203p (similar to Saccharomyces cerevisiae RNH203 (YLR154C); ancestral locus Anc_1.130): MTDPKVDCSSLPTYTAHLVPCKVRYTGATEEFKDNFQMDLSHGESLKKVEPDSQHNTSHVTYFRGRKVMGQEILSSSDYEAFLMSTSEASDASETKIAKPIAKLSSVINYERDGNEDRLREEIDKFNEFIELNDIVHS, from the coding sequence ATGACGGATCCCAAAGTTGATTGCTCCTCTCTACCCACTTATACAGCTCACTTAGTGCCCTGTAAAGTGAGATACACTGGCGCAACAGAGGAGTTTAAGGATAACTTTCAAATGGATCTCTCACACGGCGAATCTCTCAAGAAAGTCGAACCTGACTCCCAACACAATACTTCCCACGTCACTTACTTCAGGGGTAGAAAGGTAATGGGCCAAGAGATTTTGTCCTCCAGTGATTATGAAGCGTTCCTGATGAGCACTTCAGAAGCATCGGATGCGTCAGAAACAAAAATAGCAAAGCCAATAGCCAAACTTTCAAGTGTCATCAACTATGAAAGAGACGGGAATGAAGATAGGCTACGAGAGGAGATAGACAAATTCAATGAGTTTATTGAACTCAATGATATCGTTCATTCATAA
- the TDEL0C05710 gene encoding F-box protein — MKRIRITRSPLENNKIRKQVHLSHFIEILPHEIIIQILGLLTRMDLIALSQASRALRRVFMPYLLAHVKISWKDLVANWAQYRTLVPIDSTHLIESVRLINCCSKNEWTFPFADLFSSVKLPNLKSLEFPTSGSTSYLKYSSMGSHLVTLKVCSKKPGSVFSLEHVKPFDSLKQLTLQDYEIQAFEENTEWCPYLSVLELIDCSWCYPFQLENFGHKKITKLKLDYSSAFIISERFKMFLNNPNFDNLNHLEITNSASNLKLTLSVHIMRLIESIPALKTLKLEGNVYNETLQNFTSSDLDNCLKFVALNDVKVFYSTFIPKL; from the coding sequence ATGAAGAGAATAAGAATAACACGATCACCCCTCGAAAATAATAAGATTCGAAAACAAGTGCATTTAAGCCATTTCATCGAGATTCTGCCCCATGAAATTATCATACAGATTTTGGGCCTTCTTACCAGGATGGATCTCATAGCATTGTCTCAGGCATCGCGTGCGCTGCGGCGAGTTTTCATGCCTTATCTGCTTGCACATGTCAAGATCTCATGGAAGGATTTAGTGGCAAACTGGGCCCAATACCGGACGCTGGTACCGATAGACTCTACACATCTGATAGAATCGGTACGGTTGATTAATTGCTGTTCCAAAAATGAGTGGACTTTCCCATTTGCGGATCTGTTTTCATCCGTAAAGCTGCcgaatttgaaaagccTTGAATTTCCTACATCAGGCTCCACCAGCTACCTCAAATATTCAAGTATGGGTTCGCACCTTGTGACGTTGAAAGTCTGTTCGAAGAAGCCGGGTTCGGTCTTCAGCCTTGAACATGTCAAACCATTTGATAGCTTGAAACAGCTGACCTTGCAAGATTACGAGATTCaagcatttgaagaaaatactGAATGGTGCCCCTATCTGAGTGTATTAGAGCTTATAGATTGCAGTTGGTGCTATCCGTTCCAGctggaaaattttggtCACAAGAAAATTACGAAACTGAAACTAGATTACTCCAGTGCTTTCATAATCAGTGAGAGGTTCAAAATGTTCTTGAATaatccaaattttgatAACCTAAATCATCTTGAGATTACTAACAGTGCGAGTAATTTGAAGCTCACTTTATCAGTTCACATTATGAGGCTCATAGAGTCTATCCCAGCACTCAAAACTCTGAAGCTCGAAGGCAATGTTTATAACGAGACGCTCCAGAATTTCACATCTTCCGATTTGGATAATTGTCTGAAATTCGTGGCTTTGAATGACGTCAAAGTTTTCTACTCTACCTTTATACCAAAATTGTAG